A single Halogeometricum rufum DNA region contains:
- the nrfD gene encoding NrfD/PsrC family molybdoenzyme membrane anchor subunit gives MTTSTDRSRIAIPQFGTKGKLWLGLLAAVMLGGLAAWGYQLTTGLVVTGMRNVFSWGLYIMMFVLFVGLSAGGLIISSAPKFFHSHRYEGFARLGVLVSLACITVAGLLILPDIGRPERLYQFFTSPDFRSPMVWDFGIVLLYGLLNVWYLWLLTRRDLAARGSPLALGVEDTEVGRERDRTLMFWTAAVALPTAVALHSVTGWIFATQIGRGDWFSPLVAPVFIAKALVSGLGLLLVVSVLADRLTNFEVDREELTSLGKILGIFLAFHVVYLLAAERLPHAWADHFEFWAITSSFLIGESAYFWLWTVVGGAVPLAMLAIPRLRKRVAVIFTASALAVFGTMFEGVRLVFTGYDVANIDLPPGISLGGAYSGITTDVWATAGAYTPTLVEVAVTLGIVAFGALIVTLGLKYVPIQRADEQASYVTDGGSEEGR, from the coding sequence ATGACGACGAGCACTGACCGGTCACGCATCGCGATTCCGCAGTTCGGCACGAAGGGGAAACTGTGGCTCGGTCTGCTCGCCGCGGTTATGCTCGGCGGACTGGCAGCCTGGGGCTATCAGCTCACGACGGGTCTGGTCGTCACGGGAATGCGCAACGTGTTCTCGTGGGGGCTGTACATCATGATGTTCGTCCTGTTCGTCGGGCTGTCGGCGGGTGGGCTCATCATCTCGAGTGCGCCGAAGTTCTTCCACTCGCACCGCTACGAGGGGTTCGCTCGGCTCGGCGTGCTGGTCAGCCTCGCGTGTATCACCGTCGCGGGACTGCTCATCCTCCCCGACATCGGCCGTCCGGAACGGCTGTACCAGTTCTTCACCTCACCGGACTTCCGGTCACCGATGGTCTGGGACTTCGGTATCGTCCTCCTCTACGGCCTCTTGAACGTCTGGTATCTGTGGCTGCTGACCAGACGTGACCTCGCTGCTCGGGGGTCGCCGCTGGCCCTCGGTGTCGAAGACACCGAAGTCGGCCGTGAGCGCGACCGCACGCTCATGTTCTGGACGGCCGCAGTCGCGCTGCCGACTGCCGTCGCACTCCACTCGGTGACGGGGTGGATCTTCGCGACGCAGATCGGTCGCGGTGACTGGTTCAGCCCGCTCGTCGCCCCGGTGTTCATCGCCAAGGCGCTCGTCTCCGGGCTCGGGCTGTTGTTGGTCGTGTCGGTCCTCGCCGACCGGCTGACGAACTTCGAGGTCGACCGCGAGGAGCTCACGAGTCTCGGCAAGATACTCGGTATCTTCCTCGCGTTCCACGTGGTCTACCTGCTCGCAGCCGAGCGACTCCCACACGCCTGGGCCGACCACTTCGAGTTCTGGGCCATCACGAGCAGTTTCCTCATCGGTGAGTCGGCGTACTTCTGGCTGTGGACGGTCGTCGGCGGGGCAGTTCCCCTCGCGATGCTGGCGATTCCACGGCTTCGCAAGCGTGTGGCAGTCATCTTCACGGCGAGCGCTCTCGCCGTCTTCGGCACGATGTTCGAGGGCGTTCGACTGGTGTTCACGGGCTACGACGTTGCCAACATCGACCTCCCGCCGGGCATCTCGCTCGGTGGCGCGTATTCGGGCATCACGACCGACGTCTGGGCGACTGCAGGAGCTTACACCCCGACGCTGGTCGAGGTGGCTGTCACCCTCGGCATCGTCGCCTTCGGCGCACTCATCGTCACCCTCGGTCTGAAATACGTCCCGATCCAGCGAGCTGACGAACAGGCATCGTACGTGACTGACGGCGGCAGCGAGGAAGGCCGATGA
- a CDS encoding TorD/DmsD family molecular chaperone, with product MTEQTNAPRERDRPAALDTESDELQSAVAATYAVLAECWREPTEQLVEVAHAGELAPVVGDVGSVDLRDLRTEYTRLFIGPAGPPCPPYESVYRDGEAPDELGPVKGPATMAVTRWYREFGVQPAPDHPDLPDHLATELEFTAYLAEQGFDDRLDQFLDEHLRQWADEFLTRVERETREPFYTALAETTREVVHQ from the coding sequence ATGACCGAACAGACGAACGCACCCCGCGAGCGGGACCGACCAGCCGCACTCGACACCGAGAGCGACGAGCTCCAGTCGGCGGTCGCGGCGACGTACGCCGTTCTCGCCGAGTGCTGGCGGGAGCCGACCGAGCAACTGGTCGAGGTCGCCCACGCTGGTGAACTGGCCCCCGTCGTCGGCGACGTCGGGTCGGTGGACCTTCGAGACCTCCGAACCGAATACACCCGGCTGTTCATCGGCCCGGCGGGACCACCGTGTCCGCCCTACGAGAGCGTCTACCGCGACGGTGAAGCCCCGGACGAACTCGGGCCGGTCAAGGGACCAGCCACGATGGCGGTCACGCGCTGGTACCGGGAGTTCGGCGTCCAGCCCGCACCGGACCACCCGGACCTCCCGGACCACCTCGCGACGGAACTGGAGTTCACCGCCTACCTCGCAGAGCAGGGGTTCGACGACCGACTCGACCAGTTCCTCGACGAGCACCTCAGACAGTGGGCCGACGAGTTCCTGACGCGGGTGGAACGAGAGACGCGTGAACCGTTCTACACGGCGCTCGCAGAAACGACCCGAGAGGTGGTCCATCAGTAG